Part of the Aquabacterium sp. NJ1 genome, CAGCCCGGCGGCCTGGTGTCCAACCACCTCAATGAGCAGGCCCGCGTGGGCCAGTTCATCGAAATCGAGCAAGCCGCCGGCGCGTTCACCCTGCCCTCACCCTTGCCCGCTGAAGTGTTGTTCATCGCCGGGGGCAGCGGCATCACGCCGAGCATGGCCATGCTGGAGCACCTGCAGCGTCACTTTTCCAAGACCAAGGCCACGCTGATCTATTTCGCGCGCAGCCGCGACGACCGCATCTTTGCCAAGGCCCTGGACAAGATGGCCTCGACCTGGTCGGGCTTCCAGTACGTGGCCATCGACAGCGTGGCCAACACGCCCAACGATGGCTCAGGCCGCGCCTCCAGCGCCGCCGGCGTATCAGCCAGCCAGCAGGTGCTGGACGCGGACATGCTCGGCCGCCTGGTGCCCAACTGGACGAAGATCCCGGCCTATTGCTGCGGCCCGGCCCCCTTGATGGACGCAGCCCGCGCGATCTGGAAGGAAGCCGGCAGCACCAACTGGAAAAACACCGGCATTGCCGCCCGCCTGCATCTGGAGGCGTTTGCGCCTGCCAAACCCAGCGGTGACCCGCATGCCCGCCACGAGGTGCGCATCGTGCGCGATGCCGAGACCAAATCCTTTCAAGCTGCGGGCGACCAGACCCTGCTGATTGCCGGCGAAACGGCCGGCCTGTCGATCAAGCATGGCTGCCGCCAGGGCATCTGCCACGAATGCACCTGCCGGCTCAACCATGGCTCGGTGCGCGACCTGACATCCGGCGAGCGCATCGATGGTGAAGGCCAGCCCATTCGGCTGTGCGTGAGCAGCGCCATGAGCGACCTTGATCTTGAATCCTTGAATTGATCGCGCCATGAATACCAAGACCATGCAAATTGGCCCCAAGACCCTCGAAGAGCTGCAAGCCTTCGAGAAGGAACTCGATGCCATCGGCGCTGCAGAGCGCCAGACCCTGGGCGAGCGCGATGCCCGCTACATCAAGGGCATCCTGCGCACCGTGCGCGTGCTGGAGATCGCCGGCCGCGGCCTGATGATGTTCGGCTGGTTCCCGCCCACCTGGTTGCTGGGCACCTTCCTGCTGGGCATGGCCAAGATCATCGACAACATGGAGCTGGGCCACAACGTGATGCACGGCCAGTTCAACTTCATGAACGACCCGCGCTTCCATGGCGACACCTTCGAATGGGACAACACCTGCCCGAAAGAGGAATGGCGCCACTCGCACAACTTCGTGCACCACACCTACACCAACGTCATCGGCAAGGACCGCGACTTCGGCTACGGCCTGCTGCGCCTGTCTTCCGACCTGCGCTGGAGCTGGCTGCACCCCTTCCAGTTGCTGCTGACGGCCCTGCTGGCCCTGTTCTTCGAATGGTTCGTGGCCATCCATGACATGCAGATGGACAAGGTCGTGATCGGCCGCAGGAAGTGGTCGGATGTGCGCCCGCAATGGCTGCTGGTGCGCGCCAAGATCTGGAAGGTGATCCGCCGCGACTACATCGGCTGGCCGCTGGTCGGCGTGGCCGTGGGCGCCTTGTTCGGCCATGCGGCAGATACCGGCCTGGCCGTGCTGATGGGCCATGTGGTGAGCAACCTGATCCGCAATGTGTGGGCCTGGGCCATCATCTTCTGCGGCCACTTCACGGAAGACATCTACACCTTCAGCCGCGAATCGATCGAAGGCGAGACCAAGGGCCAGTGGTACCTGCGCCAGATCCTGGGTTCGAGCAATATTTCGGGCGGCAAGCTGCTGCACCTGATGAGCGGCAACCTGTCGCACCAGGTGGAGCACCACCTCTACCCGGACATCCCTGCCAACCGCTACATCGAGATGGCGCCCAAGGTGCGCGCGGTGTGCGCCAAGTACGGCATCCCCTACAACACGGGCAACTTCGCCTGGCAGCTGGGCACGGTGTTCAAGCGCATTGCCCGCTACAGCCTGCCTGGCGGCCCGCAAAAGGCCGTGCACATCGAGGTGGAGTCCATCCTGCCTGAGCGCGCCTGATGTCAGGCCCAACAGGCCCGGCCTGCCCCGGCCCTTCCACACCTGAAACGCTGGACGCCTTTGCCAGCGAGCTGGATGCGATCAGGCGCGACACCATGGCCCGCGTGGGCCCGGAGGATGCCCGCTACATCACGCGCCTGCTGTGGGTGATACGCGGCATCGAATCGGCCGGGCGGGCGCTGCTGCTGACCACGCCGTGGCTGCCCACGTTCTGGCTGGGTGCGGCGCTGCTGGGCCTGTCCAAGTGCTTGCAGAACATGGAGTTCGGGCACAACGTCATGCACGGTCAATACGACTGGATGAACGACCCGCGCTTCGACGGCAAATCCCACGACTGGGACAGCACCTGCAGCAAGGAAGACTGGCGCCACTTCCACAACTACATGCACCACCACTACACCAATGTGCAGGAGCTGGACCGCGACTTTGGCTACGGCATGCTGCGCCTGTCGGCCGAGCTGCCCTGGGAGCCACGCTTCCTGACGCAGGCGCCTTATGCGCTGCTCGTGGCCATGCTGTTCGAGTGGGCGATCGCCATCCACAACATGGAGTTCGAACGCCTGCGCACCAACCGTGAGGGCACGAAGGCGCGCATCCAGGCGCTGTGGCCCAACGTGAAGGCCAAGATGTGGCGGCAGATCAAGAAGGACTACGTGCTGTGGCCGCTGCTGGGCGGGCTGGTGTCGCTGGTCTTCGGCGCAGGCCTGCTGAAGGGGCTGCTGGCCGTGTTGCTGGGCAATGTGCTGGCCAATGTGATCCGCAACATCTGGACCTTCGTGGTGATCTTTTGCGGGCACTTCACGGCGGGTGTGCACACCTTTGACCCGGCACTGGTGCAGGGTGAGCACAAGGGGCACTGGTACCTGCGCCAGATCCTGGGCTCCAGCAACATCTCGGGTGGCAAGCTGTTCCACATCATGACGGGCAACCTCAGCCACCAGATCGAGCACCATCTCTACCCGGACATGCCGGCGCGCCGTTATGCCGAGGTGGCGCCGCGGGTGCGTGAAGTCTGCCAACGCCATGGCGTGCCTTACAACACGGGCGGCATGCTCAAGCAACTGGCCACCGTGGCGGTGCGCATCGTGCGCCACAGCTTCCCCGGCGGTGAGCGCACGCTGACGCCCTTGCAGCACCCTGCGGTGCCGCGCTGAGACGCTGCACGAAACGCCGTACGGAGGCCCCGCCCGAAGCCCCGCAAAGGGGGAGGACGCCCGGAGGCAGGGTCCCTACAATGCGAGGCGGCCTGCTCGATCAGGCCCCGCCCCACGAGAGCCCAACCAGGGCTCTACAAAAGCCCCAGGTTGGATTCTTGTCATGGCCCACGCTTCCCACGCCATGCTGCCTGTGCCCCGCATGGATGATGCGGACGCCACGGCAGATGCGCGACTGGCCGCCTTCGCGGCCGAACTCGATGCACTCAGGGCCGAGACCATGGCCCAGGTCGGCGAACGCGATGCCCGTTATGTCGTGGCCTTGCTGTGGACGATCCGAGGCCTGGAGAGCCTAGGGCGCATCCTGCTGCTGGGCGCACCGTGGTGGCCCACCTGGTGGCTGGGTGCGGTGATCCTGAGCATATCCAAGGTGCTGCAAAGCGGCGAATTCGCCCACAACGTGATGCACGGCCAATACGACTGGATGAAAGACCCCCGCTTCGAGGGCAAGACCCACGATTGGGATCTGGCCTGCACCAAGGAAGACTGGCGCCATTCGCACAATTTCCTGCATCACCACTACACCAATGTGCTCGGCCTGGACCGGGACTTCGGCTATGGCGCCATCCGCCTCTCGGCCGATGTGCCGTGGGAGCCGCGCCACCTGATCCAGCTGCCGTATGCGCTGATCGGCGCCTTCGTGTTCGAGTGGGCCATCGGCGTCTACAACATGGAGCTGGAACGCCTGCTGATCGAGCGCGATCCCGCCGTGCGCGGCCAGGTCAAGGCCCGCATCCAGGCGCTGTGGCCCAACTACCGCGCCAAGATCTGGCGCCAGGTGAAGAAGGACTACCTCTTGTGGCCGCTGGTGGGCGGCGCCGTGTCATGGGTGCTGGGGGCGGGCTTCATGCCAGGCTGGCTGGCCATCCTGCTGGGCCACGCCATGGCCAACGTGATGCGCAATGTCTGGAACTTCATCGTCATCTTCTGCGGGCACTTCCCCGAGGGCGTGGCCACGTTCGAGCAGGCTGACATCGAAGGCGAAACCCAAGGCCACTGGTACCTGCGCCAGATCATG contains:
- a CDS encoding acyl-CoA desaturase, translated to MSGPTGPACPGPSTPETLDAFASELDAIRRDTMARVGPEDARYITRLLWVIRGIESAGRALLLTTPWLPTFWLGAALLGLSKCLQNMEFGHNVMHGQYDWMNDPRFDGKSHDWDSTCSKEDWRHFHNYMHHHYTNVQELDRDFGYGMLRLSAELPWEPRFLTQAPYALLVAMLFEWAIAIHNMEFERLRTNREGTKARIQALWPNVKAKMWRQIKKDYVLWPLLGGLVSLVFGAGLLKGLLAVLLGNVLANVIRNIWTFVVIFCGHFTAGVHTFDPALVQGEHKGHWYLRQILGSSNISGGKLFHIMTGNLSHQIEHHLYPDMPARRYAEVAPRVREVCQRHGVPYNTGGMLKQLATVAVRIVRHSFPGGERTLTPLQHPAVPR
- a CDS encoding ferredoxin reductase encodes the protein MAESSTVPLPAKAAVRLSGWLNQLGISPLAFDDTLSLINPLLTVHRLHARIVARQVETGTATTLVLQAGPAFKGLKPGQFVMIGVTINGVRHRRAYSPRTVEGHANRFAITVQRQPGGLVSNHLNEQARVGQFIEIEQAAGAFTLPSPLPAEVLFIAGGSGITPSMAMLEHLQRHFSKTKATLIYFARSRDDRIFAKALDKMASTWSGFQYVAIDSVANTPNDGSGRASSAAGVSASQQVLDADMLGRLVPNWTKIPAYCCGPAPLMDAARAIWKEAGSTNWKNTGIAARLHLEAFAPAKPSGDPHARHEVRIVRDAETKSFQAAGDQTLLIAGETAGLSIKHGCRQGICHECTCRLNHGSVRDLTSGERIDGEGQPIRLCVSSAMSDLDLESLN
- a CDS encoding acyl-CoA desaturase, which translates into the protein MNTKTMQIGPKTLEELQAFEKELDAIGAAERQTLGERDARYIKGILRTVRVLEIAGRGLMMFGWFPPTWLLGTFLLGMAKIIDNMELGHNVMHGQFNFMNDPRFHGDTFEWDNTCPKEEWRHSHNFVHHTYTNVIGKDRDFGYGLLRLSSDLRWSWLHPFQLLLTALLALFFEWFVAIHDMQMDKVVIGRRKWSDVRPQWLLVRAKIWKVIRRDYIGWPLVGVAVGALFGHAADTGLAVLMGHVVSNLIRNVWAWAIIFCGHFTEDIYTFSRESIEGETKGQWYLRQILGSSNISGGKLLHLMSGNLSHQVEHHLYPDIPANRYIEMAPKVRAVCAKYGIPYNTGNFAWQLGTVFKRIARYSLPGGPQKAVHIEVESILPERA
- a CDS encoding acyl-CoA desaturase, which translates into the protein MAHASHAMLPVPRMDDADATADARLAAFAAELDALRAETMAQVGERDARYVVALLWTIRGLESLGRILLLGAPWWPTWWLGAVILSISKVLQSGEFAHNVMHGQYDWMKDPRFEGKTHDWDLACTKEDWRHSHNFLHHHYTNVLGLDRDFGYGAIRLSADVPWEPRHLIQLPYALIGAFVFEWAIGVYNMELERLLIERDPAVRGQVKARIQALWPNYRAKIWRQVKKDYLLWPLVGGAVSWVLGAGFMPGWLAILLGHAMANVMRNVWNFIVIFCGHFPEGVATFEQADIEGETQGHWYLRQIMGSVNIRGGFVMQMLTGHLSHQIEHHLFPDMPSRRYVDIAPRVRAICERHGVRYNEGSLLWLWPSVAWRILRYTFPGGQRIRQAVVLPTH